From Corvus moneduloides isolate bCorMon1 chromosome 4, bCorMon1.pri, whole genome shotgun sequence, one genomic window encodes:
- the LOC116443071 gene encoding trichohyalin-like isoform X1, producing MKNVARLSGGSFQGIRPPPTPPDKVSSTSISRVQCCHTADRDSCGSLLPRCPVTHCPVCAWNPCPFCMALMSSTKRNFMGLSPEASRVLRGARVLARRETDGYYYLGHIVQEVKGSREGFLIEFDQSRVLKGKVQLGLQETPLYDILHYEDARRQPLAPGDRVLAPWEAPAKRFGPGTVLRVVESKEAPLAHNERGVLVNFWNGQTKEVSSAQALRIPLPLSERIILELQMPLAARQMVVDSSVDYPYLVTPGYRASGHYRQGHLDLDCCPGALYSTHPCAKCSWGCTSLPQCCLGAWEPTRPAGCKVQQENAFIPGGSLTEEKLSKKIEEELSELRISSSESVSREEEKKGGKSLVTEDVGKDVWSCLEEDHEVIETEKGPQREMVHAMVDAAVNTDSWLLETDHKEEAESRQQDTETEANFEHEHGLFESQVAEAPVQHSQRSPSVGSSALVPFRRQSFFAQVNQSLEKDSLTIRSALCVQRPHSTTNLRAGRCTHLPNLLKDKSITKSILSAASQERWKEMDFNRAKIEHKRWQEEQRQLKREQRQEADGIRRQLRRDSQRQQLRQRTLQGLEKQLEHKERALQHMALLQAAGAERSRKESFFREEEERKARQRLQFLKTKHLQREELQAESNERSCGQEKERLDFLRSRMQSRQEALEQEAQEQDKQQNQRQAAKVRVFQRRDSSRLKMEKEGQKLRALQQYLREQNLLLLRASLLT from the exons atgaagaatgTAGCCAGACTATCAGGGGGATCCTTTCAAGGAATCAGACCCCCCCCCACTCCTCCTGACAAG GTAAGCTCCACGTCCATCTCACGTGTCCAGTGCTGTCACACAGCTGATAGAGATTCCTGTGGCTCTCTGCTGCCAAGATGTCCAGTAACACA ctgtCCCGTTTGTGCATGGAACCCATGTCCCTTTTGCATGGCCTTGATGTCCTCAACCAAAAGGAATTTCATGGGTTTGTCCCCGGAGGCTTCCCGCGTCCTGAGGGGAGCTCGTGTGTTGGCAAGGAGAGAAACTGATGGCTATTACTACCTGGGCCACATTGTCCAGGAGGTGAAG GGCTCCAGGGAAGGCTTTTTAATTGAGTTTGACCAAAGTCGTGTTCTGAAGGGCAAGGTCCAGCTCGGCCTGCAGGAAACACCTCTCTATGACATTCTCCACTACGAAGATGCCCGGCGACAGCCTCTTGCTCCAGGGGACAGAGTCTTGGCACCATGGGAGGCTCCAGCCAAACGTTTTGGCCCTGGCACTGTGCTAAGGGTTGTGGAGAGCAAGGAGGCACCTTTAG CACACAATGAAAGAGGAGTGCTTGTGAATTTCTGGAATGGGCAGACTAAGGAGGTGTCTTCTGCCCAGGCTCTGAGGATTCCCCTGCCCTTAAGCGAACGCAtcatcctggagctgcagatGCCCTTAGCAGCCAGGCAGATGGTGGTAGATTCAAGTGTGGATTACCCATACCTTGTGACACCGGGCTATAGAGCCTCAGGGCACTACAGACAGGGTCACCTGGACCTGGATTGCTGCCCAGGGGCTCTGTATTCCACTCATCCCTGTGCAAAGTGTAGCTGGGGATGTACCTCTCTTCCCCAGTGCTGCCTTGGAGCCTGGGAACCCACACGGCCTGCAGGCTGCAAagtgcagcaggaaaatgccTTCATCCCAGGAGGAAGTTTGACTGAAGAAAAGCTCAGCAAGAAAATAGAAGAGGAACTGTCTGAATTGAGGATTTCATCTTCAGAAAGTGTTTctagagaggaagagaaaaagggagggaagagtTTGGTCACAGAAGATGTTGGGAAAGATGTTTGGTCTTGTTTGGAGGAGGACCATGAGGTTATAGAAACTGAGAAG GGCCCTCAGAGGGAGATGGTTCATGCTATGGTTGATGCTGCTGTCAACACAGACAGCTGGTTATTGGAGACAGATCAcaaggaagaagcagagagcAGACAGCAAGATACTGAAACTGAAGCTAATTTTGAACATGAGCATG gccttttTGAGTCCCAAGTGGCAGAAGCTCCAGTCCAGCATTCCCAGAGGAGCCCTTCCGTGGGAAGCAGTGCCTTGGTTCCTTTTAGGCGCCAGAGCTTCTTTGCCCAAGTGAATCAATCACTGGAGAAAGACAGCCTGACCATCAGATCAGCCCTTTGTGTGCAGAGACCACACAGTACCACCAACCTGCGGGCTGGGAGATGCACACATCTCCCAAATCTTCTAAAAGACAAAAGCATCACA AAATCAATCCTTAGTGCTGCATCTCAGGAGAGGTGGAAAGAGATGGACTTCAACAGAGCCAAGATTGAGCACAAAAGGTGGCAAGAGGAACAGAGGCAGCTGAAGAGGGAGCAGCGGCAGGAGGCAGATGGCATCCGCCGCCAGCTGCGCAGGGACAGCCAGAG GCAGCAATTGCGTCAGAGAACATTGCAAGGGCTGGAGAAACAGCTGGAGCACAAAGAGAGAGCTTTGCAGCACATGGcactgctccaggctgctggggctgagaggagcaggaaggaatCCTTCTTTcgagaggaggaggagaggaaggcaaGGCAGAGACTTCAGTTCTTAAAGACAAAGCATTTGCAGAGAGAGGAGTTGCAAGCAGAAAGCAATGAAAGGAGCTGTggacaagagaaagaaaggctG GACTTCCTGAGGAGCAGAATGCAGTCACGGCAGGAAGCGCTGGAACAAGAAGCCCAGGAGCAGGataaacagcaaaaccagcGCCAGGCTGCCAAAGTGAGAGTGTTCCAGAGGAGAGACAGTTCCCGTctgaagatggaaaaagaaGGCCAGAAACTCCGTGCCCTCCAGCAGTACCTCAGGGAACAGAACCTTTTGCTGCTCCGGGCATCCCTGCTCACGTAA
- the LOC116443071 gene encoding trichohyalin-like isoform X2, with protein MALMSSTKRNFMGLSPEASRVLRGARVLARRETDGYYYLGHIVQEVKGSREGFLIEFDQSRVLKGKVQLGLQETPLYDILHYEDARRQPLAPGDRVLAPWEAPAKRFGPGTVLRVVESKEAPLAHNERGVLVNFWNGQTKEVSSAQALRIPLPLSERIILELQMPLAARQMVVDSSVDYPYLVTPGYRASGHYRQGHLDLDCCPGALYSTHPCAKCSWGCTSLPQCCLGAWEPTRPAGCKVQQENAFIPGGSLTEEKLSKKIEEELSELRISSSESVSREEEKKGGKSLVTEDVGKDVWSCLEEDHEVIETEKGPQREMVHAMVDAAVNTDSWLLETDHKEEAESRQQDTETEANFEHEHGLFESQVAEAPVQHSQRSPSVGSSALVPFRRQSFFAQVNQSLEKDSLTIRSALCVQRPHSTTNLRAGRCTHLPNLLKDKSITKSILSAASQERWKEMDFNRAKIEHKRWQEEQRQLKREQRQEADGIRRQLRRDSQRQQLRQRTLQGLEKQLEHKERALQHMALLQAAGAERSRKESFFREEEERKARQRLQFLKTKHLQREELQAESNERSCGQEKERLDFLRSRMQSRQEALEQEAQEQDKQQNQRQAAKVRVFQRRDSSRLKMEKEGQKLRALQQYLREQNLLLLRASLLT; from the exons ATGGCCTTGATGTCCTCAACCAAAAGGAATTTCATGGGTTTGTCCCCGGAGGCTTCCCGCGTCCTGAGGGGAGCTCGTGTGTTGGCAAGGAGAGAAACTGATGGCTATTACTACCTGGGCCACATTGTCCAGGAGGTGAAG GGCTCCAGGGAAGGCTTTTTAATTGAGTTTGACCAAAGTCGTGTTCTGAAGGGCAAGGTCCAGCTCGGCCTGCAGGAAACACCTCTCTATGACATTCTCCACTACGAAGATGCCCGGCGACAGCCTCTTGCTCCAGGGGACAGAGTCTTGGCACCATGGGAGGCTCCAGCCAAACGTTTTGGCCCTGGCACTGTGCTAAGGGTTGTGGAGAGCAAGGAGGCACCTTTAG CACACAATGAAAGAGGAGTGCTTGTGAATTTCTGGAATGGGCAGACTAAGGAGGTGTCTTCTGCCCAGGCTCTGAGGATTCCCCTGCCCTTAAGCGAACGCAtcatcctggagctgcagatGCCCTTAGCAGCCAGGCAGATGGTGGTAGATTCAAGTGTGGATTACCCATACCTTGTGACACCGGGCTATAGAGCCTCAGGGCACTACAGACAGGGTCACCTGGACCTGGATTGCTGCCCAGGGGCTCTGTATTCCACTCATCCCTGTGCAAAGTGTAGCTGGGGATGTACCTCTCTTCCCCAGTGCTGCCTTGGAGCCTGGGAACCCACACGGCCTGCAGGCTGCAAagtgcagcaggaaaatgccTTCATCCCAGGAGGAAGTTTGACTGAAGAAAAGCTCAGCAAGAAAATAGAAGAGGAACTGTCTGAATTGAGGATTTCATCTTCAGAAAGTGTTTctagagaggaagagaaaaagggagggaagagtTTGGTCACAGAAGATGTTGGGAAAGATGTTTGGTCTTGTTTGGAGGAGGACCATGAGGTTATAGAAACTGAGAAG GGCCCTCAGAGGGAGATGGTTCATGCTATGGTTGATGCTGCTGTCAACACAGACAGCTGGTTATTGGAGACAGATCAcaaggaagaagcagagagcAGACAGCAAGATACTGAAACTGAAGCTAATTTTGAACATGAGCATG gccttttTGAGTCCCAAGTGGCAGAAGCTCCAGTCCAGCATTCCCAGAGGAGCCCTTCCGTGGGAAGCAGTGCCTTGGTTCCTTTTAGGCGCCAGAGCTTCTTTGCCCAAGTGAATCAATCACTGGAGAAAGACAGCCTGACCATCAGATCAGCCCTTTGTGTGCAGAGACCACACAGTACCACCAACCTGCGGGCTGGGAGATGCACACATCTCCCAAATCTTCTAAAAGACAAAAGCATCACA AAATCAATCCTTAGTGCTGCATCTCAGGAGAGGTGGAAAGAGATGGACTTCAACAGAGCCAAGATTGAGCACAAAAGGTGGCAAGAGGAACAGAGGCAGCTGAAGAGGGAGCAGCGGCAGGAGGCAGATGGCATCCGCCGCCAGCTGCGCAGGGACAGCCAGAG GCAGCAATTGCGTCAGAGAACATTGCAAGGGCTGGAGAAACAGCTGGAGCACAAAGAGAGAGCTTTGCAGCACATGGcactgctccaggctgctggggctgagaggagcaggaaggaatCCTTCTTTcgagaggaggaggagaggaaggcaaGGCAGAGACTTCAGTTCTTAAAGACAAAGCATTTGCAGAGAGAGGAGTTGCAAGCAGAAAGCAATGAAAGGAGCTGTggacaagagaaagaaaggctG GACTTCCTGAGGAGCAGAATGCAGTCACGGCAGGAAGCGCTGGAACAAGAAGCCCAGGAGCAGGataaacagcaaaaccagcGCCAGGCTGCCAAAGTGAGAGTGTTCCAGAGGAGAGACAGTTCCCGTctgaagatggaaaaagaaGGCCAGAAACTCCGTGCCCTCCAGCAGTACCTCAGGGAACAGAACCTTTTGCTGCTCCGGGCATCCCTGCTCACGTAA
- the NDUFB2 gene encoding NADH dehydrogenase [ubiquinone] 1 beta subcomplex subunit 2, mitochondrial isoform X1 → MCGGSVWCLRALSCPSRAPQHTSLSRDTSFSWDTSLSRDTSVLSPPRKAAVAPIGGAVAGRAGGGVHIPPRYRQFPELTRAQVIRGEILSGFMWFWIFWHFWHNSDMVLGHFPYPDASAWTDEELGIPPDDEE, encoded by the exons ATGTGCGGGGGCAGTGTGTGGTGTCTCCGTGCCCTGAGCTGCCCCTCCCGAGCGCCCCAGCATACCTCCCTTTCCCGGGATACCTCCTTTTCCTGGGATACCTCCCTTTCCCGGGATACCTCGGTGCTGTCTCCGCCCCGGAAGGCGGCGGTCGCGCCAATCGGCGGGGCTGTTGCTGGGCG CGCGGGCGGCGGGGTGCACATCCCGCCGCGGTACCGGCAGTTCCCGGAGCTGACGCGGGCGCAGGTGATTCGAGGCGAGATCCTCAGCGGCTTCATGTGGTTCTGGATCTTCTGGCACTTCTGGCACAACTCGGACATGGTGCTG GGACACTTCCCGTATCCCGACGCTTCGGCCTGGACGGACGAGGAGCTCGGGATCCCTCCGGACGATGAGGAATAG
- the NDUFB2 gene encoding NADH dehydrogenase [ubiquinone] 1 beta subcomplex subunit 2, mitochondrial isoform X2, protein MVVAALGRAAGRLLRAGAAVPGRRRAGGGVHIPPRYRQFPELTRAQVIRGEILSGFMWFWIFWHFWHNSDMVLGHFPYPDASAWTDEELGIPPDDEE, encoded by the exons ATGGTGGTGGCGGCGCTgggccgggcggcggggcggctgctgcgggccggggccgccgtgcccgggcggcggcg CGCGGGCGGCGGGGTGCACATCCCGCCGCGGTACCGGCAGTTCCCGGAGCTGACGCGGGCGCAGGTGATTCGAGGCGAGATCCTCAGCGGCTTCATGTGGTTCTGGATCTTCTGGCACTTCTGGCACAACTCGGACATGGTGCTG GGACACTTCCCGTATCCCGACGCTTCGGCCTGGACGGACGAGGAGCTCGGGATCCCTCCGGACGATGAGGAATAG